From the genome of Streptacidiphilus sp. PB12-B1b:
GATGTCTCCTCGTGCCGACCGATGAGCAGCAGGTCCGGACCCGGCGGCGCTCCATGCAGGGGTCGGTAGGAGAGCCCGGGCAGGGCGATGCGCTCGGTGGCAGTGGGGGCGATGGCAATGCCCGCGCCGGCCAGGACGAGGGCGAGGACGCCGAGGGTGCTGCCGACCAGGCGGACCCGGGAGCGGTCCTCCTCCAGGGCGGGCCAGAGCCGGGACAGGACAGTCTCGTCCTCCTCGCTGTTCGCAAAGACGATGAGGTCGTGGGCGGTCAGAGCGGCGATGGTCACTGCGGAGGCGGACGCCAGTTCGTGGTCGGACCGTAGGACGACAGACAGCGGGGTGGGCGCCCGGCGTGTCACGCGCAGTCCGTCGGTGTTGCCGAGGCCCAGGTCAGGGCAGTAGCCGAGGTCGAGTGCGCCGTCGCGCACCTGCTGGATCTGGGCTGCGGGCGGGAGTTCGGTCAGGGTGAGGCCGACCCGGGGGTGCGCCTGGCCGAAGGCGTGCAGGTCCTCGGACAGGACGCCCTGGAGGACGGCGACGCCGGAGAAGCCGATCCGTACTGCCCCCGTCTCGCCGCGCACCGACTCGCGGGCCACCTGCAGGGCCCGTCCGGCCTGGGCCAGGGCGCGGCGGGCCTCGGGAAGCAGTAGTTCACCGGCCTCGGTCAGCTCGACGCGTCGGCTGGTGCGGGTGAACAGGCGCCCGCCGACCTCCCGTTCCAGGGCCTGCACCTGGGCGCTGAGGGTGGACTGGGTGACATGCAGCAGGGCGGAGGCCCGACCGAAGTGCCCTTCGTCGGCGACGGCGACGAAGTAGCGCAGGTGCCGAAGCTCCATCGTCCGCCCCTGTCCATCGTTCCAACCGATTGGTCCATCGTATCTTTCGGTTGGACCTATCGCTCTTGTCGGCGAACACTGGACGCATGAACGCGACGCTTCAGGACCGACTGGACATTGCCGACCTCATGACCGGATGGATCCACCGCGACCTGGGCGAGTGGGACCGGCTCAAGGGACTCTTCCACCCCGACGGCCGGATCGAGATCACCTGGTTCGAGGGGTCGGCATACGATTTCGTTGACGCCTCCGCCCGAATGGGGGCCTCCGCCCTCCGCACCAAGCACCTGATCACCGCGCCGGTGGTGACCTTCTCCGCCGACGGAACTCGTGCTGTCAGCGAGACCAATGCCGTCATCATCGGCGAGAACGTCGACCTGCGCCTGGGCTGCAACGGCCACAACCGGTTCATCGACCGCCTGGAGAAGCGGGAGGGGGTGTGGCGTATCAGTGACCGCAAGAGCATCTACGACTTCGGCACGTTCACCTTCCCGGCCGGGATCGTCGACATCGACGCGGAGACGGTCGCCCGCTATCCGCGGGAGTACGCCGCCCTGGCCTACCTGCTGGAGGCCAGCGGCTTCCCGGTGGGCCGGGTCTTCGCCACCAAGGGCAGTGAGCTGGAGCGCAACATCAAGGCGTCCGCCTTCGCCTGGCTGGCCGGGCAGTCGGACAAGTGACAGCTACCGCGACCAACGAGAATCATCGATAGGCACCGGACAAGCTGGTCCGCGAGGTCGCCGACCGCCTCGCAGCAGCCTGTGGGTGCAGCCCCGGGCGAACTCCGGCGCACGGTAAGGGAACTGGGCTTCGTCGACCCCCTCGTCCACGGCCGCACCGACGACGGGTTACCCTCCGCAGAGCGCTTCGACCCGATCCTGAACACCGCCGCCGAGCTGTGCGTCCCTGTCTACCTCCACCCCGCTACCGACCGCCCCCGGCGGAGACCTGCTCAGTCCTGTCATCCGGGGCGTTGCCGGCGCTGAAGGATGAGAAGCCCTGCTCCCAGTGACCGGGTGCGAGACAGGAGGCGTGGATGCCTCCCACCTGCACGCGAAAGAGGGGGGCCGGGGCACCTGGTGGAGCGGTTCGCTGGTACTGCCCGCGAGCGCAAGGGTCGGCCGCCCCAGACCGGCGGGGCGGGGACAGTGCGATCCGCTCGGCGTCGCGGTCGCGGCCCGGCGGGCAGCCGCTCCAACAGGCACGGCCCTGCAGTCCCGGCAGGCCCCGGCGGGGTCGGTCAGCCGGTGGCCGACAGGACCAGGCAGCAGGGGATGGGCGAAACGTCCCAGGGCGCCCGGACTGGTCCGCCGCCGGCCTGGACGCGGCCGATCAAGCCCCCGGCCCGGGCCCGAAGGGCGGTCCCGACCGGCGGACCGGTCCGGCCGCCCCGCCGCAGTCGGCCCTGCTCCCGGAACCCCTTGACGACGCGCAAGGTCTGCGGGCCGCACGACCCGTCCCCAGCACCGCCGCACGCAGGACCGCCGAGCGTGCGGGCCGACGGCCTCCCGGACACAGCAGACGCCGAAGCCCCCATCGCCCGGACGATCCCCGGCACCCCGACCACAACCCGAGCCGGGGCGAGAGCTGTGGCGGCGGCTCGCCTCGTGCTGGTCATGCTCCTCCTCGTGGGCTGCCCCTGTCCTCGCGGGCCTACTGATCTCCCCCGGGGATTGAGGCTGCCCGATCGGGGCCGCCACCGCCAGTACGGCCGTCGAGATTCCGGCTTTTTGGGACACACGCGGCCCTGAGCTGCGCAAAGACCGGCGCCCATGACGGTGCAACGGGACGCACCCCCGCCCGGAGGGCCGCAGGCGGAGGCGCCCGGGCGTAACCGGAGCCGCCGGAACAGCCGAACCCCTCCCAAAACATAGAGAAGATTCTGTATTCTTCCGGTGTCCGCCGCCGTGTGAGCCATTCGGAGAGGTCACAGCCATGCCCGCGCCGCTCGCGCCCCCGCACCCGCCGGCCGTTGCCCAGGTACCGCTCGACCGCTTCACCGACCGCGTCTTCAGCCATCTGCCGCGCGCCGACCAGCGCCACTGGGCGCAGTCCTATCTGCGCGGCCTGCTCACCACCCCGGGCCGCAAGTCGCTGCAGAGCATGGCCAGAGCCGTCTGCGACTCGCCGACCGCCTCCCAGTGCCTGCAGCAGTTCGTCAACTCCAGCCCCTGGGACTGGCGTCCGGCCCGCCGCGAACTGGCCCAGGCCGTCGCCGAGGCCGCCCCGGTCCGGGCCTGGGTCGCCACCACCGCGATCACCCCCAAGCGCGGCGACCACGCGGTCGGGGTCCACCGGCGCTTCGTCCCCGAGGCCGGACGGACCCTCAAGTGCCAGGCGGCCGCCGGATTGTTCCTGTCCGCAGACCGCCATGCCGTGCCCGTCGACTGGCGGCTGGTGCTCAACCACGACTGGTGCCAGGAGCCCGAACGGCGCACCCGGGCCCGGCTGCCCGCCTCGATCGCACCCGGACCGGCCTCCGCGCTGGTACCGGACATGGCCCGGCGCCTGGGCCAACTCCTGCCCGCCGCGCCCCTGGTGGCTGATCTGGGCTGCGCGGGCGAGCCAGCCGCATTGGCAGGCGAACTGACCGCCGCCGGTATCGACTTCCTGATCGCCATAAGGCCGGGCCAGCTGGTACTGCCCAGCCCAGCGCGCACCGCCACCCCCCTGCCCGTACGCACCGCCGCCGGGGCCCCCGAGCGCCCCCGTACCGTCCGGGGCGGCACCCGGGCCGAGGACCTGGTGGGACCGGCCCCGGCGCTGCGCCCGCCGGGTTCGGTCACCCGCAGCACGATGGTCCGCCTGCCCGCCGCCGACGGCGGCAGCACCCCCGCATACCGACTGTGGGCCCTGGGCCCGGCCACCGGACCGCACGCCGGCGGCTACTGGCTCACCAGCCTGCGCGGCGCAGGCCCGGCCACGGTACTGCGCCTGCTGGACCACCTGTCCACCACCCGCGCGGCACTGGCCGACATGGAACAGGACTTCGGCCTGCAGGACTTCGAAGGCCGCTCCTACCCGGGCTGGCACCACCACACAACCATGGTCTGCGCCGCCTACACCTTCCACCGCCTGCACCACTCCCCCACCACCCCAGGGCCCCCGCTGCCCTGACCCCGCCGCCCTCCTGGGGCCCCGCCGCCCTGAGCCGCCGCACACCCCGCCCGGCCCCGCCCCGCACACCGGCGGGCCGCCCACCGCCGGGCCGCCCCGCTCGCGCCCTCCCCCGGGGGGCAGCTGCCCCGCACCAGGGCGGCCCACTGTTCGAGGACCCGCACAAGAACACCGGCCACGCCGACAGCCGACTCCACGTCCCAGCCGCCGCCCGCCCTCCCCGCCGCCGGACCCACCCAGATCCCACTGGACCCGCCGGGCCGTCAGGACGCCCTGGCCCGGCGGGCACACCGGGTGTACGGGGGTGTATCGGGCGTACGGGTGCACCGGGCCACTGGTGGTGCCCAGAACCGTGCTTTCCCGTTCGCGCCGCCCACAGCGAGCGGCTGGTGCTGCGCCACCCGGCGCGCACCTCCGTTCACGGCACGGCCAACCAGGTCCGAACCCCGGGGCCGGCAGTGTCCCTGCCGGGACACGCCCACGTCCGCGCGCTGGGAGCGGCGGAGGCCCGGTGCAGCACCACCGGGCCGACCCGGTGAGCCGCCCCACCAAGCTGGCCCACCGGACCGGCATCGGGGCGGACACCGCCTCCACCCGCGCCGCGGCCCCGCGCCGGGCCGGCCCGGCGGCCACCGTGCGCCACGGCAAGCGGCCGAAGACCCGCTGACCGGCCCGGGCAGCCCAACCCCGGCCCCTGACACACCTGAGCCGCCCGCCCCGGTTGCGGGAAGGCGTCAATCTCCTCGCGTAACAGGCGTTCGGGCACGCGGGCCACGGGTCCGCGGGCATGATGGGAGGCCCGACCCTCCTGAAGGAGCACCGTCCGTGCGACTCGTTGCCGACCCCGATCACGGCGGGGTGGACCTCGCCGCCTCGGCAGAGGAACTGGACCGGCTGGCGACCACGGTGGCCCAAGGCGCCGGGTTCATCAGGTCCGCCCCCGCACCGGACGACAACGCCCTGGTCGGCATCGACGTCCTCAGCACCGACGGCCCCGGCGTGCGGATCGACCTGGACGCCCGACAACGCCTCGCGGTGATCAGCGGCGACGCCCCCGCCCGCGCGGCGCTCGCCGACCACCTACGCGCCGCAGCCACCACCCCCGACAGCGAACCACTGCGCCTGAACCACACCCCCGACCACCCCTACCTGGCCGAGGGCTCTTTGTCCCTGATCGTCCGCAGCCCTCACCAGCGCACACCCACCCACTGACCATCCCCGATCGGCCGCTGTTCGGCCGACTGTCCGACCCGGCTGCCATACTCCCCCGGTGACACCCGATCACTACACCCCCCGCCCAGGCACCGGCCCGGGCGGGCGGAAGCGTCGGGGCGGCAGCCTGTCACATCCCCGGCCCGGCCCGCCCAACCGCCGCGCGCCCTGTTCCTCACCGGCCTCGCGGCCGGGACCTCCCGGGAGACACCGAATGAAGCTTCTGCTGACCTCCAGCGGCCTGAGCAACCAGACCCTGCGTCAGGCACTGCTGGACCTGCTGGGCCGGCCCTTCGCCCAGGCGAACATCGTCTACATCCCCACCGCGGCCGTCGCCGAGCCCGGAGACCACAGCTACCTGGTCCAGGGCCTGACCCAGCTGCACGCCCTGGGCTGGCGCGAGTTCGACGTCCTGGAACTCAACGGCCTGCCCCGGCACATGGTGCTGGACCGACTGCGCCACGCCGACGTCCTCTACGTCGAAGGCGGCAGCCACTACCACCTGGCCCGCAGCATCACCAACAACGACTTGGCCAAAGACATCCTGGAACTGCTCGAGGACCGGGTCTACGTCGGGGTGAGCGCCGGATCCATGATCTTCAGCCGGCACCTGAACGAACACTCCGCCGACATCCTGGGCGACACCGCCGACCTGCACACCCTGGGCGCCACCACACTGCAACCGCCCTTCGGCCTCTTCGACTGGTACCTCAAGCCACACCTGGACTCACCAAACTTCCCCGACCGGGACGACACCTGGGCCGACCACATCGCCGCACAGGCCGACTTCCCGATCTACTTCATCGACGACGACACGGCGCTGCGCATCAACGGCGACACCCTCGACGTCATCTCCGAAGGCCGCTGGCGATTCCACCCCTAGCCCCCACCCCCGCGCACCAATCGGCATTCCCGGCGGTGCAGCACGGTGGCCCCTTGCGCCACAAGTTACCAATGGGTAACTTCCTGGGGGAAGTCTCCCCCCACCACGAGGAACAGGGAATCCGCCATGCCCAAGCTCACCCGGTCATCGCACGTCTTCCTGCTCGATCTCGGAAGCGACGAGAACCGCTTCCACCCCGACTGGATCGCGCAGGTCCATGCCGCGCTGGACGAGGTCGAGGCCGCCGAGGAGCCCAAGGCCCTGGTCACCACGGCCGATGGCAAGTTCTGGTCCAACGGACTGGACCTGGAGTGGCTCGGCGCCCACCCGGAACAGCTCGAGCCGTACATCGCCTCGGTCCACCGACTGCTGGCCCGCTTCCTGGCACTGCCGGTGCCCAGCGTCGCGGCGATCCAGGGCCACTGCTTCGCCGCCGGCGCGATGCTCGCCCTGGCCCACGACCTGCGCGTCATGCGCGGCGACCGGGGCTACTTCTGCCTGCCCGAGGTCGACCTGCACATCCCGTTCACCCCCGGCATGTCCGCCCTGATCCGCGCCCGCCTCACCCCGCAGACCGCCCACGTCGCCATGACCACCGCCCGGCGCTACGGCGGCGTCGACGCCTTGGCCGCCAGCATCGTGGACGCCACCGCCACCGAGGACGCCCTGCTGACAACCGCCCACGAGCTGGCCGCGCCGCTGGCCACCAAGGCCAGCGCGACCCTGGGCACCATCAAGAGCGGCATCTACCAGGACGTCCTGGCCCTCCTGCGCGACGAGCCCGCCGACCGCCCCTAGCCCCGCCGCCGATCGCCCGGACCTCCCGGATCGCCCGCGCGGCCCGGGGCTCTGGTCAGGGCAGGGTGAGGATGCGGGGGCCGTCGTGGGTGATGGCGACGGTGTGTTCGATGTGGGCGGCGCGGCTGCCGTCGGTCGTGCGCAGGGTCCACCCGTCGGGGTCGGTGAGGTAGTCGTTGCGTCCTCCGGCCATGAGCATGGGCTCGATGGCCAGGGTCAGGCCGTGGCTCAGGGGGAAGCCGCGGCCCGGGCGTCCGTGGTTGGGGACGTGGGGGTCCTCGTGCATCCGGCGGCCGATGCCGTGGCCGCCGAAGTCGGCGGGCATGCCGCAGGCGGCCTCGCGGGCCACCGTGCCGACAGCGTGGGAGATGTCCCCGATGCGGTGACCCACGGTGGCCGCCGCGATGCCCGCGTCCAGCGCCCGTTGGGTGGCAGCGATCAGCTCCAGGTCGGCCGGGCGGGGGGTGCCGACGATGAAGCTGATCGCAGCGTCGCCGGTCCAGCCCTCGAGCTCGGCCCCGCAGTCGACGCTGACCAGGTCGCCGTCGCGCAACCGGTAGTCGTCGGGGATGCCGTGCACGACGGCGTCGTTGACGGAAGCGCAGATCACTGCAGGGAAGGGCGTGGGGGCGAAGGAGGGCCGGTAGCCCAGGAACGGGGAGCGCGCCCCGGCCTTGGCCAGGACGGTACGGGCGGCTTCGTCGAGGTCGCGCAGGCGGACTCCCACCGCCGCCGCCGTGCGGGCGGCGGCGAGGGCGTGCGCCACGACACGTCCGGCTTCCCGCATGGCCTCCAGTGCCGTGTCGGTCTTGATCTCCACCATGGGTCGCGTCTCCCTGCGATGCACTGTCGTCCAATACTTATACCGGTATTAGTATCACGGGTATGGTGAGAGTTCCTTTGAGCCCGCAAGAACGGCAACGCGGAGAGCGCTTCGGCGCCCTGCTCCGCCAGGCGCGCGGCGACCGCAGCATGGTGGAGGTGGCGGCGGCGGCCGGAGTGTCCGCGGAGACGCTCCGCAAGATCGAGACCGGCCGCGCCCCCACCCCGGCCTTCTTCACCGTGGCGGCCCTGGCCTGCGCGCTGGACGTGTCGTTGGACGACCTGGCCGCCGCCAGCGCAGCCGATGCCGACGCCGAGAGCAGTGGACAGGCCATGTCGGCGTAGACACCCGACCCCTCCGGACGCCGGGACGTCCCGGCCCCGGAACCTCGGCCTCGACCACGCAGCCACCGGAGCCGCCCAACAGCACCCGGCCACCGGCTCCGCGCGAACGGGCAGCATGGGTCGGGGCGGTCTTCGCAGCGGCACCCTCCCCCGCAGGGAGTCGGACGGCGAGCTGCGACACCCCGTCAGCGCCCGGCTCCCTGCCAGCGCTGCGCGCCCCGCACCTGTTCACGCCCGTACAGCCGGCGGCCATCGCCGCATGCGGAAGGAACCGCGTGCGCTGCGCCCGGGGCGCAGCGCGTGTGGCGGCCGTTTTCCGGCGCGGCCAAATCTATGATGGCGGCCATGGTCACCCACGCCGCAGACGGAGCCGTCATTCGGGTCGTCGGAGCAGTCACCAACAATCTCCGCAATATCAGCGTTGATATGCCGAAGAAGGCGCTGACGGTCGTCACCGGGATTTCCGGGTCGGGAAAGTCCTCCCTGGTGCTCGACACGGTCGCTGCGGAGGCGCAGCGGCTGGTGAACGATTCGTATCCCTCATTCGTGCGCAATCGGCTCCCGCACATGCCGACGCCCGAAGTGCAGTCGATGAGCGGCCTGACGTTCACGGCCATCATCGACCAGCGCCGCTTCACCGGGAACGCCCGGTCGACCGTCTCGACCGCCTCCGACCTCGCGCCCCTGATCAGGCTCGTTTTCTCGCGGATCGGCGAGCCCTGCGCCGGGTACTCGCCCGCGTACTCCTTCAACGATCCGGCGGGCATGTGCCCCGAATGCGAGGGGCTGGGCAGCGTCGTCGACATCGACGTCGAGGAGCTGATCGACCCGGGGAAAAACATCAACGAGGGGCCGGTGCGGTTCAGCCAGTTCCGGCCCGGCGTCTACCGCTGGAAACGCTTCGCCTACTGCGGGCTGTTCGACCGGGAAAAGCCATTGAAGGACTACTCGGACGAGGAGATGCGGCTTTTCCTCTATGCGGATCAGATGAAGCTGCCGGACCCGGATCCGCGTTTTCCCAAGACCGCTCGTTTCGACGGCGTCGTCACCCGGATGCGGGACGTGTATGTGAAGAACCGCCCGGCCAAGATCTCCTCGCAGGTGCGCGAGGAGCTGGACCGGCTGACGACGCACCGGCTCTGCCCGGCGTGCGGGGGCGCGCGGCTGAATGCCGCAGCCCGGGCCAGTCTCATCGACGGGCGTTCGATCGTGGACTGGTCGGCCATGCCGGTGGCCGGGCTGCGCGCGCTGCTGGAGACGGTGCAGGACCCACGGGTGGAGCCGGCGCTCGTCGGCATCCGCCGCACGCTGGACGCGCTGCTGTCGGTCGGGCTCGGCTACCTTTCGCTGGACCGCGAGTCCTCGACGCTGTCGGGCGGCGAGGCGCAGCGGGTGAAGATCGTGCGGCACCTGGGCAGCGCCCTGACCGACATCACCTACGTCTTCGACGAGCCCTCGACCGGGTTGCACCCGGCGGACGTGCAGCGCCTGAACCAGCTCCTGCTGCGCCTGCGCGACGCGGGCAACACCGTGCTGGTGGTGGAGCACCACCCGCAGGTGATCGCCATCGCCGACCACGTGATCGACATGGGTCCGGGGGCAGGGGCACAGGGCGGACTGGTGCAGTTCCAGGGCACACCGCAGGCCCTGCGGGAGAGCGAGACGGTCACCGGACGGCTGCTCTCCACGCCGCTGCGGGTGGGGCGGGCGGTGCGCGAGCCGCGTGCCTGGGTGCGGGTGGAGCACGCTTCGGCGCACAACCTGACCGGCTTCGACGTCGATGTCCCGATCGGCGTGCTCACCGCGGTCACCGGCGTCGCGGGTTCCGGCAAGAGCTCGCTCGCCACCGACGAACTCCCGCGTCAGCACCCCGAGTTCACCGTGGTCGGGCAGGATCCCCTGCGCGGCGGGGTGCGGTCGATGTCGCTGAGCATCCTGGGGGTCGCCGACAGTGTGCGCGAGGCGTTCAGTGCCTCGTGCGGGCTGGAG
Proteins encoded in this window:
- a CDS encoding LysR family transcriptional regulator, whose protein sequence is MELRHLRYFVAVADEGHFGRASALLHVTQSTLSAQVQALEREVGGRLFTRTSRRVELTEAGELLLPEARRALAQAGRALQVARESVRGETGAVRIGFSGVAVLQGVLSEDLHAFGQAHPRVGLTLTELPPAAQIQQVRDGALDLGYCPDLGLGNTDGLRVTRRAPTPLSVVLRSDHELASASAVTIAALTAHDLIVFANSEEDETVLSRLWPALEEDRSRVRLVGSTLGVLALVLAGAGIAIAPTATERIALPGLSYRPLHGAPPGPDLLLIGRHEETSGAVRAYLALDRLW
- a CDS encoding nuclear transport factor 2 family protein, yielding MNATLQDRLDIADLMTGWIHRDLGEWDRLKGLFHPDGRIEITWFEGSAYDFVDASARMGASALRTKHLITAPVVTFSADGTRAVSETNAVIIGENVDLRLGCNGHNRFIDRLEKREGVWRISDRKSIYDFGTFTFPAGIVDIDAETVARYPREYAALAYLLEASGFPVGRVFATKGSELERNIKASAFAWLAGQSDK
- a CDS encoding transposase, translating into MPAPLAPPHPPAVAQVPLDRFTDRVFSHLPRADQRHWAQSYLRGLLTTPGRKSLQSMARAVCDSPTASQCLQQFVNSSPWDWRPARRELAQAVAEAAPVRAWVATTAITPKRGDHAVGVHRRFVPEAGRTLKCQAAAGLFLSADRHAVPVDWRLVLNHDWCQEPERRTRARLPASIAPGPASALVPDMARRLGQLLPAAPLVADLGCAGEPAALAGELTAAGIDFLIAIRPGQLVLPSPARTATPLPVRTAAGAPERPRTVRGGTRAEDLVGPAPALRPPGSVTRSTMVRLPAADGGSTPAYRLWALGPATGPHAGGYWLTSLRGAGPATVLRLLDHLSTTRAALADMEQDFGLQDFEGRSYPGWHHHTTMVCAAYTFHRLHHSPTTPGPPLP
- a CDS encoding Type 1 glutamine amidotransferase-like domain-containing protein, yielding MKLLLTSSGLSNQTLRQALLDLLGRPFAQANIVYIPTAAVAEPGDHSYLVQGLTQLHALGWREFDVLELNGLPRHMVLDRLRHADVLYVEGGSHYHLARSITNNDLAKDILELLEDRVYVGVSAGSMIFSRHLNEHSADILGDTADLHTLGATTLQPPFGLFDWYLKPHLDSPNFPDRDDTWADHIAAQADFPIYFIDDDTALRINGDTLDVISEGRWRFHP
- a CDS encoding enoyl-CoA hydratase-related protein, which encodes MPKLTRSSHVFLLDLGSDENRFHPDWIAQVHAALDEVEAAEEPKALVTTADGKFWSNGLDLEWLGAHPEQLEPYIASVHRLLARFLALPVPSVAAIQGHCFAAGAMLALAHDLRVMRGDRGYFCLPEVDLHIPFTPGMSALIRARLTPQTAHVAMTTARRYGGVDALAASIVDATATEDALLTTAHELAAPLATKASATLGTIKSGIYQDVLALLRDEPADRP
- the map gene encoding type I methionyl aminopeptidase, giving the protein MVEIKTDTALEAMREAGRVVAHALAAARTAAAVGVRLRDLDEAARTVLAKAGARSPFLGYRPSFAPTPFPAVICASVNDAVVHGIPDDYRLRDGDLVSVDCGAELEGWTGDAAISFIVGTPRPADLELIAATQRALDAGIAAATVGHRIGDISHAVGTVAREAACGMPADFGGHGIGRRMHEDPHVPNHGRPGRGFPLSHGLTLAIEPMLMAGGRNDYLTDPDGWTLRTTDGSRAAHIEHTVAITHDGPRILTLP
- a CDS encoding helix-turn-helix domain-containing protein gives rise to the protein MVRVPLSPQERQRGERFGALLRQARGDRSMVEVAAAAGVSAETLRKIETGRAPTPAFFTVAALACALDVSLDDLAAASAADADAESSGQAMSA
- a CDS encoding excinuclease ABC subunit UvrA; this encodes MWRPFSGAAKSMMAAMVTHAADGAVIRVVGAVTNNLRNISVDMPKKALTVVTGISGSGKSSLVLDTVAAEAQRLVNDSYPSFVRNRLPHMPTPEVQSMSGLTFTAIIDQRRFTGNARSTVSTASDLAPLIRLVFSRIGEPCAGYSPAYSFNDPAGMCPECEGLGSVVDIDVEELIDPGKNINEGPVRFSQFRPGVYRWKRFAYCGLFDREKPLKDYSDEEMRLFLYADQMKLPDPDPRFPKTARFDGVVTRMRDVYVKNRPAKISSQVREELDRLTTHRLCPACGGARLNAAARASLIDGRSIVDWSAMPVAGLRALLETVQDPRVEPALVGIRRTLDALLSVGLGYLSLDRESSTLSGGEAQRVKIVRHLGSALTDITYVFDEPSTGLHPADVQRLNQLLLRLRDAGNTVLVVEHHPQVIAIADHVIDMGPGAGAQGGLVQFQGTPQALRESETVTGRLLSTPLRVGRAVREPRAWVRVEHASAHNLTGFDVDVPIGVLTAVTGVAGSGKSSLATDELPRQHPEFTVVGQDPLRGGVRSMSLSILGVADSVREAFSASCGLEPAWFSFNSKGACPACKGKGCVTTELAFLDDIATPCDVCEGRRFNPTALEATLEGHTIADVLRMSAGPVAALFPDRPDVVATMGWLERVGLGYVAVGQSLDTFSGGEKQRLLLARHLSSSPGFAKERIVLDEPTTGLHPGDVERLDQLFAELVDAGATLVVVEHNLRVVAQADHVIDIGPGAGTDGGRLVFAGTPAELLRDPDSLTGRALAAATR